The following DNA comes from Cyanobacteriota bacterium.
ATTCAGGTCAATACCTAGCTCTTTGGCGAACGTGCTCAAACTCTTCTTTTCCAGTGTTTTGATGGCATTAGTAGACAACTTCAGGCGTACCCAACGCTTACCCTCTTCCCACCAAACACGTTTCCATTGCAGGTTAACATGCTGCAATCGCTTAGTGCGCCGATGCGAGTGAGACACTGCATAGGCGTTATTGGCTTTTTTACCCGTTAGTTG
Coding sequences within:
- the rpmB gene encoding 50S ribosomal protein L28 yields the protein MSRRCQLTGKKANNAYAVSHSHRRTKRLQHVNLQWKRVWWEEGKRWVRLKLSTNAIKTLEKKSLSTFAKELGIDLNKV